From Asterias rubens chromosome 3, eAstRub1.3, whole genome shotgun sequence, the proteins below share one genomic window:
- the LOC117288124 gene encoding uncharacterized protein LOC117288124 isoform X1 has protein sequence MRAARVVILLLACGVGCFAVVSANTNRRPPSVLGEGQLDAELLCLNLMNCTNWCRNCGHRQLTELQQDLDDCKFFRDSTDYRYATNCPPGVGKGLTKVCMCKESNGACWSCNPSNTTSELLCLSQERGEPEIQISLPNSRQLQPLSLTCPSCLCSTNAPTTRPTTPRMLMPTVYHNDDKVDPRPTQKSMTTVAGRGQPNEVIIIAVATGGGVLAIVLFIGCLVCYCRRRSNKAPKTVVNDMEEYADIDDIRTMRSQASMMSRQNLISNEGLNHLPCGHRHFNNEMYGMNAIGNGHSISTQQQAPELPGNHPPPSVPPPVPSQYQGLNRGPLRSQSAMGNGACPHCHQKSVADRSATAPLMDRPTGLDISGSVEGARNPYMALIKTNTCPTPGTPPAPTVCDCHSKPLSECSSVSGSLHSDPQRNSTHAGDLLNETIQEADPECQGGNEDAPEEDPYYFKMQTAAKEPEPEEVSPPQSPRYFKLEDAETIPLDGENTPMLYAPDSNGNSVRTKTLPANSVDSSIEPSSRTESLPLASLADTQPRSPTAGDSPVQSPVSPDLAMQQNGMSRSVEGLPNGDYMHLVKGSSKVTSV, from the exons CCTCATGAACTGTACTAATTGGTGCAGAAACTGCGGACACAGACAGCTAACAGAACTCCAACAAGATTTGGATGATTGTAAATTCTTCCGCGATTCCACTGATTACAGAT ATGCCACTAATTGTCCGCCTGGGGTGGGTAAAGGTCTAACCAAGGTGTGTATGTGTAAAGAATCAAATGGTGCATGCTGGAGCTGCAATCCTTCCAACACCACTAGCGAGTTATTGTGCCTCTCTCAAGAACGAGGAGAGCCTGAAATACAGATCAGTCTGCCAAATTCAAGACAGTTACAACCCTTGTCGCTGACATGTCCAAGTTGCTTGTGCTCAAC CAATGCCCCAACAACTCGGCCAACCACACCACGTATGTTGATGCCCACCGTTTACCATAACGATGACAAGGTTGACCCAAGGCCGACGCAAAAAAGTATGACAACAGTCGCAG GCAGAGGACAACCCAACGAGGTTATCATCATAGCAGTGGCTACAGGAGGGGGAGTGCTTGCCATTGTGTTATTTATCGGCTGTCTCGTGTGCTACTGCAGAAGACGCAGCAACAAAGCACCCAAAAC GGTTGTCAATGATATGGAGGAGTATGCCGATATTGATGATATAAGAACAATGAGGAGCCAGG CTTCCATGATGAGTCGgcagaatttgatttcaaacgAAGGGTTGAACCACCTACCTTGCGGACACAGGCATTTCAACAACGAGATGTACGGGATGAATGCCATTGGCAATGGCCATAGCATATCGACACAGCAACAAGCACCAGAGCTGCCTGGCAATCATCCCCCTCCATCCGTCCCACCCCCAGTGCCATCACAGTATCAAGGGCTGAACCGTGGTCCTTTGAGGTCTCAGAGTGCTATGGGGAACGGAGCCTGCCCACACTGCCATCAAAAGAGTGTCGCTGATAGGAGTGCCACTGCACCACTCATGGATCGCCCGACAGGGCTCGACATTTCTGGCAGCGTGGAGGGTGCACGGAACCCGTACATGGCATTGATCAAGACCAACACGTGCCCAACGCCTGGGACGCCACCTGCACCTACCGTGTGCGATTGCCACTCCAAGCCGCTCAGTGAGTGTAGCAGTGTCTCTGGGAGTCTCCACTCCGACCCGCAGCGTAATTCGACACACGCGGGTGATCTCCTCAATGAAACAATCCAAGAAGCTGACCCCGAATGCCAGGGAGGAAACGAAGATGCACCGGAAGAAGACCCGTACTATTTCAAGATGCAGACAGCTGCGAAAGAGCCAGAGCCAGAGGAGGTTTCACCACCACAAAGTCCACGATACTTCAAGTTAGAGGATGCAGAAACCATACCGTTAGATGGTGAAAATACACCGATGCTTTATGCACCTGATAGCAATGGGAATAGTGTGCGTACAAAGACATTACCTGCAAACTCTGTAGACTCTTCTATAGAGCCGAGCAGTAGGACTGAAAGCTTACCCCTGGCATCGTTGGCGGACACCCAGCCCAGATCACCAACTGCTGGTGATAGCCCAGTACAATCTCCTGTAAGCCCAGATCTTGCCATGCAGCAGAACGGGATGTCCAGATCCGTGGAAGGGCTCCCCAATGGAGATTACATGCATCTAGTGAAAGGATCATCAAAGGTCACCAGTGTTTAA
- the LOC117288124 gene encoding uncharacterized protein LOC117288124 isoform X2 → MRAARVVILLLACGVGCFAVVSANTNRRPPSVLGEGQLDAELLCLNLMNCTNWCRNCGHRQLTELQQDLDDCKFFRDSTDYRYATNCPPGVGKGLTKVCMCKESNGACWSCNPSNTTSELLCLSQERGEPEIQISLPNSRQLQPLSLTCPSCLCSTNAPTTRPTTPRMLMPTVYHNDDKVDPRPTQKSRGQPNEVIIIAVATGGGVLAIVLFIGCLVCYCRRRSNKAPKTVVNDMEEYADIDDIRTMRSQASMMSRQNLISNEGLNHLPCGHRHFNNEMYGMNAIGNGHSISTQQQAPELPGNHPPPSVPPPVPSQYQGLNRGPLRSQSAMGNGACPHCHQKSVADRSATAPLMDRPTGLDISGSVEGARNPYMALIKTNTCPTPGTPPAPTVCDCHSKPLSECSSVSGSLHSDPQRNSTHAGDLLNETIQEADPECQGGNEDAPEEDPYYFKMQTAAKEPEPEEVSPPQSPRYFKLEDAETIPLDGENTPMLYAPDSNGNSVRTKTLPANSVDSSIEPSSRTESLPLASLADTQPRSPTAGDSPVQSPVSPDLAMQQNGMSRSVEGLPNGDYMHLVKGSSKVTSV, encoded by the exons CCTCATGAACTGTACTAATTGGTGCAGAAACTGCGGACACAGACAGCTAACAGAACTCCAACAAGATTTGGATGATTGTAAATTCTTCCGCGATTCCACTGATTACAGAT ATGCCACTAATTGTCCGCCTGGGGTGGGTAAAGGTCTAACCAAGGTGTGTATGTGTAAAGAATCAAATGGTGCATGCTGGAGCTGCAATCCTTCCAACACCACTAGCGAGTTATTGTGCCTCTCTCAAGAACGAGGAGAGCCTGAAATACAGATCAGTCTGCCAAATTCAAGACAGTTACAACCCTTGTCGCTGACATGTCCAAGTTGCTTGTGCTCAAC CAATGCCCCAACAACTCGGCCAACCACACCACGTATGTTGATGCCCACCGTTTACCATAACGATGACAAGGTTGACCCAAGGCCGACGCAAAAAA GCAGAGGACAACCCAACGAGGTTATCATCATAGCAGTGGCTACAGGAGGGGGAGTGCTTGCCATTGTGTTATTTATCGGCTGTCTCGTGTGCTACTGCAGAAGACGCAGCAACAAAGCACCCAAAAC GGTTGTCAATGATATGGAGGAGTATGCCGATATTGATGATATAAGAACAATGAGGAGCCAGG CTTCCATGATGAGTCGgcagaatttgatttcaaacgAAGGGTTGAACCACCTACCTTGCGGACACAGGCATTTCAACAACGAGATGTACGGGATGAATGCCATTGGCAATGGCCATAGCATATCGACACAGCAACAAGCACCAGAGCTGCCTGGCAATCATCCCCCTCCATCCGTCCCACCCCCAGTGCCATCACAGTATCAAGGGCTGAACCGTGGTCCTTTGAGGTCTCAGAGTGCTATGGGGAACGGAGCCTGCCCACACTGCCATCAAAAGAGTGTCGCTGATAGGAGTGCCACTGCACCACTCATGGATCGCCCGACAGGGCTCGACATTTCTGGCAGCGTGGAGGGTGCACGGAACCCGTACATGGCATTGATCAAGACCAACACGTGCCCAACGCCTGGGACGCCACCTGCACCTACCGTGTGCGATTGCCACTCCAAGCCGCTCAGTGAGTGTAGCAGTGTCTCTGGGAGTCTCCACTCCGACCCGCAGCGTAATTCGACACACGCGGGTGATCTCCTCAATGAAACAATCCAAGAAGCTGACCCCGAATGCCAGGGAGGAAACGAAGATGCACCGGAAGAAGACCCGTACTATTTCAAGATGCAGACAGCTGCGAAAGAGCCAGAGCCAGAGGAGGTTTCACCACCACAAAGTCCACGATACTTCAAGTTAGAGGATGCAGAAACCATACCGTTAGATGGTGAAAATACACCGATGCTTTATGCACCTGATAGCAATGGGAATAGTGTGCGTACAAAGACATTACCTGCAAACTCTGTAGACTCTTCTATAGAGCCGAGCAGTAGGACTGAAAGCTTACCCCTGGCATCGTTGGCGGACACCCAGCCCAGATCACCAACTGCTGGTGATAGCCCAGTACAATCTCCTGTAAGCCCAGATCTTGCCATGCAGCAGAACGGGATGTCCAGATCCGTGGAAGGGCTCCCCAATGGAGATTACATGCATCTAGTGAAAGGATCATCAAAGGTCACCAGTGTTTAA